The sequence below is a genomic window from Proteus vulgaris.
TCGGCAGGATTAAAAATATTTTGGCTATTAAACGTATCGTCATACTGTGTTATTGCATATTGGAATAATGGAATAATCCAATTTGTAGGTAAATAGGCATAACTTAAGCCACCACTATAACTTGGCAGATCCAAATTATTTTTTATTTCATAGGCTTTTTGTTTTGAATCGAGTGTTTTTAAATAGGCAAAAACAGCCAGTGCAATCACCAACATTTTGGCGGTGTTCTTTATCCAGATTTTTTTCTTTTGTTGTGTCGTGAGATTTTTTTCTGGTTTTTTACATAGCCAAATAAGTGCTAATGGCAAAATAGATAAGCCAATAATCCAAATAATCACATTTGGACTAACTAGCTCTTTAGATAAATCTGTATCTGTAGTTAGTGTTGAAATGATAATGCCGTATCCAATGACTACATCATAAAAAGAAATATAGTAACTAGCACAAACACTCACGACGAGAATAAAAGAGGCAATTATTTTAAAAAAGAGAGTGCCGAAGAAAGAGAGTAATCGTAATAAGAAGAAGGTAAAGGCAATATTAACCGCAATTTCACCTAGGATATATAATGCATCAATGAGGGGGTTGTTTGTATTCTGTGTGCCGTATCGGCCAATGTAGACGGAAAGATTAAGAAAAAAACCAAGGTAGACAGCTAAAAAAAGGGCAATGTTTTCTTTCGAAAACCTTAAAAACTTTAGTTTTTGCATGTTCAATTATTATCAATTTATAAGGTGTAGAGGTCTTTAAGACCGCGAAGTTGTTTTCAGGTTCAGTATTATGTTCTTTTTTTTATTGAAGTTTAAAAATTTTTTATTTGAATTGCATTAATATCAAAATTATTAATTTTAAATAGTTCTAGTAGATAGGAATATTGATAGAGATATTAGAAGGTTGTCATCATTATATACGGCAAGACTCCGATAAAGGCAGATAAGAAAGCGTATTTATTATTTTGATCCCACAGATAAAATGAAGAAGCATAATTACGTTATAAGCGTTAATGCATAACGAATTTTGATAGAAACACTAATCGACATAAATATCGTCATTAGTGTCGAGCACTTCCTATTGTTTTAGTTTTCATTGTTTTCTTACTCACTCAATGTTTTTTATTTTTCTTTATTTTTCATTGCGTTGTAGAAAAGTAAAAAAGCGTGCTTATTTGGCACACTCTCTGCATAGATAGAGGAGAGAATCAGGTAATAACCTGAAAGTTGATGAACACAGGAGCAATGTTGATGAAAAAAGTCATCACGGTCTGTCCGTATTGCGCCTCAGGATGCAAAATCTACCTGAAGGTGGAAAACGGTAAAATCATTGGCGCTGAAGGAGCCAATGGTTTAACAAACCAAGGTGAGCTGTGTCTGAAAGGGTATTATGGATGGGATTTTATCCATGATACTAAGATACTGACTCCACGTCTTAAAACACCAATGATCCGTCGTGAAAGAGGCGGAAAATTAGAATCGGTTTCTTGGGAAGAAGCGATTGAGTTTGCGAGTAGCAAACTTCTTGCTATCAAAGAGAAATACGGTGCTAAATCTATTATGACAACCGGCTCTTCACGAGGCCCTGGTAACGAAGCTAACTTCGTTATGCAGAAATTTGCTCGTGCGGTTATCGGAAATAATAATATAGACTGCTGTGCTCGTGTCTGACACGGCCCTTCGGTTGCAGGTCTGCAGCGTTCGGTCGGTAATGGTGCTATGAGCAACTCAATCGTTGAGATTGAGGATACCAAATGTCTATTTGTCTTCGGTTATAACGCCGCAGACTCGCATCCTATTGTTGCTCGCCGTATTGTTAAGGCGAAAGAAAAGGGTGCCAAAATTATTGTATGTGACCCTCGTTACATCGAAACAGCACGTTTAGCCGATTTACACTTAGGCTTAAAAAATGGCTCTAACATTGCGCTATTAAATGCGATTGCGCATGTGATTATTGAAGAAGGATTGCATGATAAATCCTTTATTGAAAATCACACCGAGCAATTTGAAGAATATTGTAAATTAGTTGAAAGCTATACACCTGAATCCGTTGAAGAAACAACAGGTTTAAGTGCTCAAATTATTCGTGAAGCTGCGCGTATGTACGCGAAAGCAGAAACAGCAACAATTCTTTGGGGAATGGGTGTTACTCAGTTCTACCAAGGCGTTGAAACTGTTCGTTCACTGACTAGCTTGGCATTATTAACCGGTAATTTAGGTAAAAAATATGTCGGTGTTGGCCCTGTTCGTGGTCAAAATAACGTACAAGGTGCGTGTGATATGGGTGCATTACCTAATACACTGCCGGGTTATCAGTACGTTACTGACGAAAAAGCGCGTGAGAAATTTGCTAAATTCTGGGGCATTGAATCCATGCCTGATGAAGTGGGCTATGCGTTAAGTGAAGTCCCTCATAATATCGATCACGGCTTATTAAAAGCTCACTATGTAATGGGTGAAGATCCACTGCAAACTGAGCCTGATTTAGCAACCATCCGTAGAACGTTTGAAAAACTGGATCTACTGATAGTACAAGATATCTTTATGACCAAAACAGCAGCGATTGCTGACGTTATTTTCCCTGCAACATCATGGGGTGAGCATGAAGGTGTTTATACTGCGGCAGACCGTGGCTTCCAACGTTTCTATAAAGCCGTTGAACCTGTTGGTGATGTAAAAACAGACTGGCAAATCATCAGTCTGATGGCAACAGCAATGGGTTATCCAATGCATTACAACAATACCAAAGAAATTTGGGATGAGTTGCGTGAGTTATGCCCAATTTATTATGGTGCGACTTACGAAAAAATGGCGGACTTGGCTTATATTCAATGGCCTTGCCCAACAGAAGATAGCCCTGGTACACAATATCTGTACGAAGGCGGTAAATTTGATACCCCTAACGGTAAAGGTCAATTCTTTACTTGTGAGTGGGCACCACCAATTGACAAACTGTCTGATGAATTCCCAATGGTACTGGCAACAGTCCGTGAAGTTGGGCACTACTCTTGCCGTTCAATGACAGGTAACTGTAAAGCATTGGCAGCATTAGCAGATGAGCCAGGTTATGTTCAGTTAAATACTGAAGATGCCAAACAACTGGGTATTAAAGATCAAGAGTTAGTTTGGATACGCTCTCGTCAAGGTAAAGTGATTACGCGTGCTGCGGTCAGTGATAGACCAAATAAAGGCGCAGTATATATGACTTACCAGTGGTGGATTGGTGCTTGTAACGAACTCGTTGCAGAAAACTTAAGCCCAATTACTAAAACACCTGAGTATAAATATTGTGCAGTATGTGTTGAGCCAATCAAGGAACAGGCTCAGGCAGAACACTATGTGAAAACGGAATATAGCAATATTAAACGTCGTTTAAGAGAAGCCGCCGAGGGCTAATCTGACCTAATTAGTATTGTTTTTCTGCCTTAAGACCGAGTTTATTAACCTTGTGTTAGTAAGCTCGGTTTTTTTATGATTTTTTATTGTTGTCTGGACTTTTTCTCTTCTGCTTATCGTCGAAAAATCACTAAACTTTTGTCTGAATATTCACCATGCGTTGGCTCACAATAAAAAAAGTAACATGTTACTTTTGGCGTAATCCGTTTCTAAATCAAGTGGATAAATTGCTTTTTATTTAATGCCAGCGCAGGATGCTGTCATGGAAATGAGTGTAAGAAAACAACAACGAGATACCGTATGAAAAAACTCATTAATGCCCTACAAGCGTTTGGTAAATCCTTATATGGGCCAGTCTTGATATTGCCTATTGTCGGTTTATATATCGCTTTAGGTAATGTCTTTGGCAATGGCAATCTTGCGGAATATATTCCGTTTTTAAATCACCCGGTTATTCAAAGTATTGGGCAATTACTCGCAAAATCATCTGTTGCTATTTTAATCAATTTAGCACTGATCTTTGCTGTGGGTATTCCCGTTGGTTTAGCGAAAAAAGACAAAGGCTACGCTGGTTTAATTGGCTTAGTGGTGTTTGTTATTTTCACGAATGCCATGAATATTACGCTAACGCTACAAGGTAAACTGGTTAGCGCAGAAGAGATGCGAGCTGCTGGTCAAGGCATGGTATTAGGCGTCCAAGTCCTAGAGATGGGCGTATTTGCCGGTATTTTAACTGGGGCAATATCAGGGTGGCTTTATAATCGTTACTCAGGTCGTCAGTTTAACGGCATTATGGCTATCTACTCTGGTCACTGCTTTGTCGCCATTATTGCTATTCCATTCACCATTGCACTTGCTGTTTTAATGTGTGAAGTCTGGCCTTTTGCTCAGGCAGGTATTACTAAGATGGCGCTTGTTATTCATGATTCTGGTGCTTTTGGTGCACTGATTTATGGATTCTTAGAACGTATTCTTATCCCAACTGGATTACACCATTTAGTCTATACCCCATTTTTGTATACCGAACTAGGCGGTGTTGCTGATGTTTGCGGCACAACTTATCAAGGTGCAAGAAATATCTACTTTGCTGAAATGGCGTGCCCTGAGGTTAAACAACTCAGCAGCACTGTGATTTGGGATGCGCGCGGTATTGCTAAAATGTTCGGCTTAACTGCCGCAGCGGCTGCCATGATCTCTGTGGCTAAAAAAGAGAAAAAGCAGATGGCGAAGGCGATTTTAATTCCTGCGGCTGCGACCTCTTTCTTACTTGGTGTAACAGAGCCTCTTGAGTTTTCCTTCCTATTTGTTGCCCCTGTTTTGTTTTTAGTTCACGCCGTATTAACCGGTATTGGCATGATGCTGTTCTACCTATTAGGTGTTCATGCGATTGGTGCGAACGGTGTCATTGATTTCATTTTATATAACCTGCCGTTAGGCACTGAAAAATCAAATTGGCCTATGTATATCGTGGTGGGTTTGATTATGTCAGTTCTCTATTTCGTTATCTTTAGAACCTTGATTTTAAAACTCAATCTTAAAACACCGGGTCGTGAAGATGATGATGAAGAGACGCGTTTATACAGCAAAGAAGATTACAAGAAAAAAGCAGAAGCAGTCACTGCCTCTGAAGAAACCACTCAAACTATCAATGAGTTAGGTGAAGAGATTATTGAAGGACTCGGTGGACGTGACAATATTGAAGTGGTTGATAATTGTTATACCCGCTTAAGAGTCATTGTTAAAAATGTCGATGTAATTCATGAAGATATCTTGAAGAAAACCGGTGCTAAAGGCGTTGTGCGCCATGGTAATAATGTTCAAGTGGTTTATGGATTACATGTGAAAAAAATGCGTGAAGCGGTCGAAGCCGCACTTTAATAGGAGAAAGAAAGATGACTAAATCACCCTTTATCTTAAGTATTGCAGGCGGCGGAAGCACCTATACACCGGGAATTGTCAAAAGCTTAATGGTACGTTTAGAGGATTTCCCACTGAGTGAAATTCGTTTATACGACATCGATCAAGAGCGCCAAGATACCATCGCCCCTGTTGTTGAAAAAGTGATCCGTGATCATAGTGATACCATTAAATTTACAGTGACAACGGATGCAAAAACCGCATTTGATGGTGCTCATTTTGTGTTTGCTCAAATGCGTGTGGGTCAATACAAAATGCGTGAGCAGGATGAAAAAATTCCATTACGTCATGGTGTTGTAGGGCAAGAAACCTGTGGGCCTGGCGGACTTGCTTACGGTTTACGTACTATTTTACCTATGGTTGAATTAATTGATTTAGTTGAGGAATATGCCTCTCCTAAAGCATGGATTGTAAACTATTCAAACCCAGCGGCGATTGTTGCTGAAGGTGTACGTCGTTTACGTCCTAATGCTCGAGTATTGAATATCTGTGATATGCCTGTTGCGGCGATGCGTAATATGGCAGCCGTATTAAATGTTGATCGCCATGATTTAGATGTGGATTATTTTGGTCTAAATCACTTTGGTTGGTTCACTTCTGTACGTGTAAAAGGTGAAGAGAAACTGCCTGAATTACGTGAACATATCGCTAAATTTGGTCTTTTAACTGAAGATGCAGCTCAAACTGATCCACAACACTCTGATCCATCATGGGTGAAAACATGGCGTCATATTCAGCCATTAATGGAAGCATTCCCTGAATATATTCCAAACCCATATTTGCAGTATTACTTGATGCCAAATTATATCGTTGAGCATCAAGATCCAGATTACACCCGTGCGAATGAAGTGATGGATGGTCGTGAAAAACGCTTATTTGAAGCTGCGCGTGAATACAAAGAGACCGGTATTTTACCTGATGCTTTCCACGTTGGCGTTCATGGTGCCTTTATTGTTGATGTGGCATGTTCTTTAGCCTTTGATTTACGTCAGCGCCATTTAGTGATTGTTGAAAATAAAGGTGCGATTGCAGATTTACCTTATGATGCAATGGTCGAAGTGCCAGCATATATCACTTCTCACGGACCAGAGCCTATTCGTGTTGGCGACATCCCGCGTTTCCATCGTACTTTGTTAGAGCAACAATTGGCATCAGAGCAATTGTTAGTGGAAGCAACCCTTGAAGGTAGCTACGAGAAAGCACTTGAGGCGTTCACACTGAATAAAACAGTGCCAAGTGTGATCCACGCTAAGAAGATCCTCGATGATATGATTGAAGCAAATCGTGAGTATTGGCCTGAATTACGTAAAGCTTATGTAAATGGTAAGCGTGTTTGATCTCAAGACTTGCTGTTAATGAGTAATTGAATAAGAATGCTGTTCTATCACCAGAACAGCATTTTCCTTTTATGTTGGTAAGGACGATGTATCAATTAAGGTAACAGGTATGTCGGCACGATTATCATCTTTACTATCAAGAGCAGCAGAATTAACCCGTGCAGAATATCGCATCCTTTCTTATCTAATTGATAATCCGACACAAGTCGGCAAGCTGACCATTAGAGAACTTGCACAAGCCAATTTTGTTTCGACAACCACTATTATGCGTCTTTGCCAGAAATTAGGTTTTTCTGGTTATAGTGAGCTGGTGTATTACTGCAAACAGTTGTTATCTACGGCTGAAAAATCCCATCAACTGAAAAGTGATGAAAATGAGGTAGCAGAGCCTCTTTTTGATCAGTTTTTGGCGAACTATTTAAAAACTTTCACCTTAATTTCAGATGAACGAAGACAAGCTTTTGCTGATTTAATTAACAGTAAGAACTCATTTTTTATTTATGGTGCAGGTTTTTCTCATATATTTTCAGAATATATCAGTAAGCGGTTACAGCTGATTGGTAAAGATGCTTTTCTTTCTGGACTGAGTGACAGTAAGAATATCTTTATTAATAATGCGTCACGCTATACGGTTTTTATTGCGATATCTCGTAGCGGAGAGACAGAACAAGTTGTTGAAAAGGCGAGAATAGCCAAAAGTATTGGTATGAAGGTTGTTGCCTTTACTCGAGCAAGTGCCAATCCGTTGGCTGAACTTGCTGATATTCATTTCCCCATTTATGACGATGCAGTGAATTATCATTGTGACACTATCGAGAGCTCGTCTTTTGAATCAAACCTTGTCTTGATGATTGATTTATTACTCAGCCGAGCTCAACGATTTTAATTTATGCGATGATGCTTTAATTAAGCGACTGACTGATTTAAATAAAGCGTTAAAGGTAAGTCAGGATGTGAATTCATCGAATCAAATTTATGTGATGGATGAGAATCAACGGTTGGATAGCGAGATAACAAAACGATAAAATCTTGGTAAGCCTGATTTTTATTATCATGAGTAAAAATAGGTGTACCGCTATGATTTAATTCATTATCTGCAATTAATAGAACATCAAGATATTGCGCATTATTGTGTTCATAAAGCACATTTTCAGGGTTAACTTCTTGCCAAGGTGTTCCTATGGCTTCTTTCGGTGAATGAACACGTAAAGCCCCTGTATTATCTTTAACGTTATTCTTATTCATCATCACAATCATGGTGTGATCAACGCCATCTTTATGAACTCCTTCAATTGAAAGTTCACTTAAAGAATCTGGTTGGGCAATTAACCTTAAATGGAAAACAGTAGATATTGATTTAGGCGAATTTTGATCTGTTAAGTGACGTGGTGTAAATGTATTACCCTGAATTAATAGCATTTTTAATTTTAATAACGCTTGATAAGCTGTATTGCTCTGCCAGCGATCATCAAGTGCTCTAAAATGCCGTTGAGCGCCACTATCTTCACGAATAAATCCATCTTCTTCAGTGAGAACAAAAGGTTGATACTCTAGTCTGGAGATCGTTGCTATATCATTATCAAAAAGGTAGCGTCCAGTTCGAGAGTGACGAAATGAAAGCGTTGGATCTTGTGCTAAATAGTCACCATATTCCATTAGTGCATTAATATCTTTTTCTTCAGCACCTAATTGTTTTATTAAATCAATGACAATATCTTGAGGAATAAAAACATATTTATTATTTTTGTATTCTTTTCTTATTTCACTAATTTTATTTATAAACAGGCTATTCATATAATATGCTCCATTGATGGTTTATATTATTAATAATTAATTAGAGGAATAACTAATAAAATATAATCAACTAGATTATAGATAGAGATTAATAAGTTTCAAATTGATGAAAAAAAAGAGTGTAATTAATTTATTACACTCTTTTTAAATAAGTAATTATTTCAGAATTAAAGTATTTCTGGAATTGAAATGCCTAAACGTTGCATCCGTGATAATAACGTTGTTCTTTTTAATCCTAATTTTAAAGCAGCGCCTCTAGCACCAGCAACCACACCATTGGTTTCTCTCAATGCTTGAATTATCCTTTCTCGCTCCTCATCATCACTTTCTGGCGCATTAGTTTGCATACGCTTTTCAATAGATGAAGGTTGAGATAGTACCTGTTTTAAACGAGAGGGCTTATTAATATGAAGCTCTTTTAACTGAAGATTTAATGTTGATCCTCGCGTTAAAATAACTGCGCGTTCAATAATATTTTCAAGTTCACGAACATTACCCGGCCATGGATAAAGTGTTAATTGTTCCAATGCATTAGCTGGAATACAATCTATTTTTCTATCCATTCTTCGCGCAATTTTTTGCGTGAAATGTTTTGCTAAAAGCGGGATATCTTCAGGTCGCTCTCTTAGGGGAGGAATAATAATAGGAAAAACATTAAGGCGATAATAAAGATCTTCTCTAAATTCACCTTCATCCGTTAAATCATGGAGATCTTTATTGGTTGCTGCGATAAGTCTAACATCCACAGGAATAACTTTATTACCACCTAATCTTTCTATTTCACGCTCTTGAAGTACACGAAGCAATTTAGGTTGTAATTCAATGGGCATATCACCAATTTCATCTAAAAATAGCGTGCTTTTATCCGCCATTTCAAATCGACCAATATGCGTATTTGTTGCACCTGTAAATGCACCTTTATCGTGACCAAAGAGGTCGCTTTCTAAAAGACCAGAAGGTACTGCTGCACAGTTCATTTTTATCATCGTCTTATTTTTTCGCTGGCTTAGACGATGAATAGCGCGTGCAATTAATTCTTTACCAGTACCCGTTTCACCTAATATAAGAACGGTACTATCACTTTGTGCCACTAACTCAATTTGTTCGAGCACATTATGCATAGCATCGCTTTGATAAATAATCTCACTAAAGCATGCATTATTATCTATCTGTTCATTAAGCCAAATATTTTCATTCTTTAAACTATCTTTTAAGTGCGTTATCTCTTCATAAGCGGCGGCATTTTCAATGGCAATACCAATACGTGCCGCAATTTGTTGAAGCAATTGGCAAGTATCGTTAGTAAAAACACTTCCTATTTCATGCGCTAAAATTAATAAACCGAGAGGTTTATGATTAAAAGCCAGTGGCAATAACAAAGCCGTCTGCATATTTTGCTTAACTAGACGCTTAATCAAAACATCTTCCTGATCTTCTTTATTAATATCAATTAAGACAGGTTTATTCTGATTAATAATTTCTTCGGCTTTGTTATTCGCGCTACTAAATTTACGTTGTTGACGAATGACAGATTTCCCAGTCTGATAACGACTAGAATAAAGAATACCTTCATGACTATTTTGTGATGAGGTACGGCATAACATAAGACTAATATGGTTCAGTCCAAAAAAACGATGTATTTCTTTAGAGACTTCAGAAATAAGACCATCCATGTCTAGATGAGCTAATACAGAATTTGTGATATCAACCAATATTCGATATTGGTTACGCTCATTACGAAGGCTCTCCATAGTTTCAGCATTGTTACTGCTTAATTTCATGACACCACCGATTGCCCTAAAAAATTAGCTATATTGTAGTAGGTTTATAATAAAATTATATCAATGACTGAATCATTTTTGATCCAACCCGCTATTTTTGTATATGTAATGAAACTTAAGAATATAAACGTATCAAATCACTATATAATCAAATATATAGCGATTTATTTTATCGTCAAAATTGTCGAATAATTTGACGAAGTGACTTATTTATT
It includes:
- the fdhF gene encoding formate dehydrogenase subunit alpha; translation: MKKVITVCPYCASGCKIYLKVENGKIIGAEGANGLTNQGELCLKGYYGWDFIHDTKILTPRLKTPMIRRERGGKLESVSWEEAIEFASSKLLAIKEKYGAKSIMTTGSSRGPGNEANFVMQKFARAVIGNNNIDCCARVUHGPSVAGLQRSVGNGAMSNSIVEIEDTKCLFVFGYNAADSHPIVARRIVKAKEKGAKIIVCDPRYIETARLADLHLGLKNGSNIALLNAIAHVIIEEGLHDKSFIENHTEQFEEYCKLVESYTPESVEETTGLSAQIIREAARMYAKAETATILWGMGVTQFYQGVETVRSLTSLALLTGNLGKKYVGVGPVRGQNNVQGACDMGALPNTLPGYQYVTDEKAREKFAKFWGIESMPDEVGYALSEVPHNIDHGLLKAHYVMGEDPLQTEPDLATIRRTFEKLDLLIVQDIFMTKTAAIADVIFPATSWGEHEGVYTAADRGFQRFYKAVEPVGDVKTDWQIISLMATAMGYPMHYNNTKEIWDELRELCPIYYGATYEKMADLAYIQWPCPTEDSPGTQYLYEGGKFDTPNGKGQFFTCEWAPPIDKLSDEFPMVLATVREVGHYSCRSMTGNCKALAALADEPGYVQLNTEDAKQLGIKDQELVWIRSRQGKVITRAAVSDRPNKGAVYMTYQWWIGACNELVAENLSPITKTPEYKYCAVCVEPIKEQAQAEHYVKTEYSNIKRRLREAAEG
- a CDS encoding PTS transporter subunit EIIC, whose translation is MKKLINALQAFGKSLYGPVLILPIVGLYIALGNVFGNGNLAEYIPFLNHPVIQSIGQLLAKSSVAILINLALIFAVGIPVGLAKKDKGYAGLIGLVVFVIFTNAMNITLTLQGKLVSAEEMRAAGQGMVLGVQVLEMGVFAGILTGAISGWLYNRYSGRQFNGIMAIYSGHCFVAIIAIPFTIALAVLMCEVWPFAQAGITKMALVIHDSGAFGALIYGFLERILIPTGLHHLVYTPFLYTELGGVADVCGTTYQGARNIYFAEMACPEVKQLSSTVIWDARGIAKMFGLTAAAAAMISVAKKEKKQMAKAILIPAAATSFLLGVTEPLEFSFLFVAPVLFLVHAVLTGIGMMLFYLLGVHAIGANGVIDFILYNLPLGTEKSNWPMYIVVGLIMSVLYFVIFRTLILKLNLKTPGREDDDEETRLYSKEDYKKKAEAVTASEETTQTINELGEEIIEGLGGRDNIEVVDNCYTRLRVIVKNVDVIHEDILKKTGAKGVVRHGNNVQVVYGLHVKKMREAVEAAL
- a CDS encoding 6-phospho-alpha-glucosidase encodes the protein MTKSPFILSIAGGGSTYTPGIVKSLMVRLEDFPLSEIRLYDIDQERQDTIAPVVEKVIRDHSDTIKFTVTTDAKTAFDGAHFVFAQMRVGQYKMREQDEKIPLRHGVVGQETCGPGGLAYGLRTILPMVELIDLVEEYASPKAWIVNYSNPAAIVAEGVRRLRPNARVLNICDMPVAAMRNMAAVLNVDRHDLDVDYFGLNHFGWFTSVRVKGEEKLPELREHIAKFGLLTEDAAQTDPQHSDPSWVKTWRHIQPLMEAFPEYIPNPYLQYYLMPNYIVEHQDPDYTRANEVMDGREKRLFEAAREYKETGILPDAFHVGVHGAFIVDVACSLAFDLRQRHLVIVENKGAIADLPYDAMVEVPAYITSHGPEPIRVGDIPRFHRTLLEQQLASEQLLVEATLEGSYEKALEAFTLNKTVPSVIHAKKILDDMIEANREYWPELRKAYVNGKRV
- a CDS encoding MurR/RpiR family transcriptional regulator codes for the protein MSARLSSLLSRAAELTRAEYRILSYLIDNPTQVGKLTIRELAQANFVSTTTIMRLCQKLGFSGYSELVYYCKQLLSTAEKSHQLKSDENEVAEPLFDQFLANYLKTFTLISDERRQAFADLINSKNSFFIYGAGFSHIFSEYISKRLQLIGKDAFLSGLSDSKNIFINNASRYTVFIAISRSGETEQVVEKARIAKSIGMKVVAFTRASANPLAELADIHFPIYDDAVNYHCDTIESSSFESNLVLMIDLLLSRAQRF
- a CDS encoding 2OG-Fe dioxygenase family protein: MNSLFINKISEIRKEYKNNKYVFIPQDIVIDLIKQLGAEEKDINALMEYGDYLAQDPTLSFRHSRTGRYLFDNDIATISRLEYQPFVLTEEDGFIREDSGAQRHFRALDDRWQSNTAYQALLKLKMLLIQGNTFTPRHLTDQNSPKSISTVFHLRLIAQPDSLSELSIEGVHKDGVDHTMIVMMNKNNVKDNTGALRVHSPKEAIGTPWQEVNPENVLYEHNNAQYLDVLLIADNELNHSGTPIFTHDNKNQAYQDFIVLLSRYPTVDSHPSHKFDSMNSHPDLPLTLYLNQSVA
- a CDS encoding sigma 54-interacting transcriptional regulator; the protein is MKLSSNNAETMESLRNERNQYRILVDITNSVLAHLDMDGLISEVSKEIHRFFGLNHISLMLCRTSSQNSHEGILYSSRYQTGKSVIRQQRKFSSANNKAEEIINQNKPVLIDINKEDQEDVLIKRLVKQNMQTALLLPLAFNHKPLGLLILAHEIGSVFTNDTCQLLQQIAARIGIAIENAAAYEEITHLKDSLKNENIWLNEQIDNNACFSEIIYQSDAMHNVLEQIELVAQSDSTVLILGETGTGKELIARAIHRLSQRKNKTMIKMNCAAVPSGLLESDLFGHDKGAFTGATNTHIGRFEMADKSTLFLDEIGDMPIELQPKLLRVLQEREIERLGGNKVIPVDVRLIAATNKDLHDLTDEGEFREDLYYRLNVFPIIIPPLRERPEDIPLLAKHFTQKIARRMDRKIDCIPANALEQLTLYPWPGNVRELENIIERAVILTRGSTLNLQLKELHINKPSRLKQVLSQPSSIEKRMQTNAPESDDEERERIIQALRETNGVVAGARGAALKLGLKRTTLLSRMQRLGISIPEIL